The following nucleotide sequence is from Pochonia chlamydosporia 170 chromosome 4, whole genome shotgun sequence.
CATCTGTGAGTCAAGATAACTACCGTGACATCAAAGGTTAGCAGACTTTTGCAGATACGGAGGCGGGTTCATTGGGACGATCTTACAACGTTGCGCGGcctgaaaaaaaaaaaaaaaaaaaaagagagaagaaaagagggGAAACAAGCTGCGACGCCGAATATTAGTCCAAGGCTAGTTGTTGGCTAACTCTTTCCCAGAGCGTGAATGAACGAGTCTGGAAGGAGCGGATGAAATGGTTCCTTCTGAGTTCTGTCGGCTCTCCTTTACATAAGTGCCAGCTGGGAAGAAGTCTCCAGCTCTCGACCCTGTAGAAAAGGGGAGCATGATTTGATGGGGGCTATCAATTATTTGGTTTATCAATTATCATCAAGTTTAAGGAGTGAGTACTACGCTCGGTCGGGTTTTGCCAGTTGTCACGATTTGCTGTTGAATTTCGCCATTGTCACATCAGAATTTGCCAGTGAGCCAAAATGAACCCCAAAAAGTTCAAGATTTTGAAACTTCTAAATTATGAGTGGTGAGTTCTGCCACTTCCATCTATATGAGATGTTCCTTTAGGACGTGGTCAGCCCTCCTGCCACAGCCCATACCAAAGATCAGCTCATTGCAGTCCTGGTGTTCCGGCGTTCCATATGAGAACTCACCGTGAACggacgaaaaaaaaaaaaagggacGTAGGTGCAACCCATATACATTTAATGAGGGGGGAATAATTTGGACACAATCAGTGCAACCAGTTTAAAGCCCTGTGGCACAAATATAACGACGTCTGAATCCAACCTTCAGCTTCATGAACGTTGGTGACATGAGGTGGTTGCCGGAACTCAATGGTCCCTTTAGGGCTCTGCAGAGGCAAGAAGTTCCAAGCCACGTACTTTGGATCAGAAAGTCCCTATTCTTGCATATCTTCCAGCCGTGGCATCATTGCTGAAATCAGCTGTTCCAGCGGAACATCTTCTGCCAACTCGTCAAGAGACGGCTTTGGCCGAATATCAAAATTTGGTTGCGAAAAGCGCATTTTCCGCCGACTCTCGGGAATATGTTCTGTAATATCAGAGTGTAAGTAGTAAAGAAATCTGGCAAATCTCCGAACCTGTTCAGTAGAAAACCCAAGCAACGGACTCATGTGGACATGTGTACCGCAACGGTGTCGGGTCTCCGTCACGATATCGAAATACTTCTCGACAGCTGTCCAaaccatttccatttcagAGTTCCAGGTACCTGTACACTTGCTTATCTCGGCCGACAGGTTAGAAATAAGAACTGGAGATATAATTTCGATACCATAGCCGAGGCCGCTTTCTGTGATTGAAGGGTCGGTGGTAACCGTCCACTTTGTGTAGTCGACATCGTCCAGGAACTTTTTGCAGGCTGAGGAATCGTTAACTTCTATTCCTGTTTGTCGCAAATAACTCTCTATGAATCTGACAATGGCATTTCTATTCGGGACGCGCCTGTCTGTACAACCTAGGTCGTGGGTTTGAAGAACGTTAGCGTCACGATGGTCAAATTCAAACAAGGACTCGAGAAGTTTTATGGTTTCCTCTTTTGGTCTAACGACCATCTCGAACTCAACTCCAAACCGAATCTGTTCCGACATGTTTGATTGTCGTTCTTGGGCGTGATGTCTGTTCATTTCTTACGGCAAGGTAGTTGTGGTAAAATTCGACTGATTACAAGAGCAGCATCTTGGATAGGCAGCATCAAAATTGGTCAGGTCGTCCTGGTGCATTAGGCGACAGGACTAGCTTACTTCTCTTTTAAGTTCTAAGTTGGAAGGTGCAGTCAAGGTTTGGGTTAAAACTTCGGAAGGTGCCTACTACTGGAGAGATGTTCTTTCGCCATTTCAGAGGCGACGGTCAAAGAGCCTTGATTCCTTCTGGTTCTCCAAGCGTAAACTTTAGCTTAGAAAGTGCCCAGATCCATAGTGCACAACGTCCACAAGGTTCATCAAACGCATTCATCAGACCTCTTCGACGAGAACAAAACTGTCAATTGGGTAGCCGGCGGCCTGAGTTTTGATGATGCTAGGTTCAATTCCAAACAGGTTCAAGTATCTTTGCCGAAACCTATTCCTGTATTCTTAATGCGTGAATGGAGCCTGTGGGCGAATGGTTATGTCACTATGCTCACTGTCGGCCTGGCCATGCGTTTTTGGAGTTAGCCTCTGCGAAAGGACGTATTTAGATCAAACTTTCGTACCCAATAGAACTCAGCTGCCTGGACCCTGAAGGGATATAAATCGGCTATACTGCCTGACTCTGGATTAGAatcatccaccacctccactGTCTTGGCAGTTCACCCCCTAACTGGAACTGTACGAAACCAGTACATTTACGCAGGGTCGGCAGCATGTATAACCAAGTCATGAGAGACGAACGGGGACGGAAGCTCCCCCTACAGACCCTCCACGGCGTCATGTTTGCGCACGACCGCTATATTCTCGCCCTAGAGAGTCCAAGCAACATACAAGATCAATTTCCCATGACAACAATACCGGGAAACACCAGCGAGGCCATGATTCCATGGATGATCGAGGCACCGCTGAACTCGGTCGAAATTCTCGAGGCCATGCTTTCACCAGCGAAACCATTCCAAATACACACAGCTCACCACGTTCCTCGCGGCCCTGCCACCACGGCGTTCGATGCGCAAGAGCTTGCTTTGGTCAGAAGTACGTATCGAGAGTATGTCCGATTTCAAGGCCGACTAGAGAAAGATAGGGATATTTCTTTCGTCTGCATCCCTCGGAGCGATGTTGAGGAGATTCGTGACAAAGTCTGGGGCATCTTCACACCCGTTAGACTTCACTACATCTCGATACCTTGGGGCAACGGGACGAGAAAGTCCCTGATCCACCCCTGGGCTCTGGTTCTCCATGACAAGCCCCATCCGGGTTCTATTCACACATATGAAAACCGATTCCAAGTTCTCCTTGGCAGGCTCGGAATCGAGGGGTGCAATTTCGAGCGAAGCTTAATCCGTCCAGGGACAACACCTCTTCCTGAGTGTTTGTGGGACTGGTTTGCTGGCATTCCTGGAGCGACAAAGGCACTCCCTTACTTTGATGTGACGTTCAAGAAGTCGGAATCAGAGGAGCCGGATAAACATGAGGAGATGCAAGTGAAGTGTGAAGACGGGGAAATAAAGTGTGACGGCGCGGGAGTAAGGTGTGAAGATGTGGAAGTCAAGTGTGAAGAGGCAGATATTAAGAATGAGATATGCGCAGTAAACTTGTCTGCAGCGCATTAAAGGCTGCTATGATTACTTACCCAGGTATATAACCAGATACGAGAGGTTTTCTCTTGAGCGACTACTTGACCGCTGCGTTTCAAGTGTCACAGTTACCTCGTGTAGTCAAATCCATAGTGTAGCTAGGCAGGACAGAATATGACAACGCCTTTGGCTTTAGAGGTTGCTCCCTCGTGCTGATTTCGCTCTCTCGTCTCACAGGTTAAGTTGGATGTCTACGAGCCTGTCCATGACCCAGGTCAGTGTCAAACACACTGATCAGAGAGCACATTACAATAcatgccatgtctggttggtcaCTTGCCTTGGGGTCTGCAACTCATGCCCTTGGGACTCAATGCGCAGAATCTGGCCCACGATCAGGTCCCCTTGCCCTCCTTCCCCCTTGTCATACGCAAGGCCCAGTCAGACCTGCAGCACATATCTCAGATATCGACATGGAATAAGGGTGGAAAATGCCGTGAGCCAGCcaggcagccaacatgtcGCACTATCGAAGCCTTAATTCGCATGGCGTGATATTGTTTCTCGTCTCTCAATGCGCCCACGGCAGTATTCAAATCCTCATTGGATGCTGAGCCGTTGTCGCAGCCTTGTTACGGCGTCGTCGACTCTGACAGGTCCAGATGTCGCGGTAGGTGCATGTGGCTACCAAAGCCTGGTATGCTTCATGCCTTGACACATGAGGCTATGCAATTGTATGCTTTTGCGATATGCAATGCCAGTGGTTGGTCGACGTTGATGGCCCTCGATTGTAGGTGGATGTTGAAGGACAAGCTATTGAATGATGTTGAGTTGAGAATTAATGGTTGACGTCTGCACAAGTTTCATCAAAGCAAGTAAAGCCTACATGCAGAAGaaaatcaagtcaagtcaagtgcatGTCTGGTAATCCGTGTCCCTGGCCAAGCCTCCATGCATGTGtcgacatggaacatggaacacTGTTTGGGTGCCGGCTTGAGGTTCCAAGGCCCGTGGCTGTAGAGAGACCCCACTATAATGCACTATAACCATCGGTGAGGCCCTGAACCAGCAGCCTGGTGCCTCAAAACATCGAATTCAACCCCTGCGATCAGACTTTAGACACTGGGAATTGAACATGAAGCGCTTTGACTGGCCACAGGTATCGATCAGTCTTCATTGCCCAACTTGCCGAAGCTGCCCCATAAGAATCAGGAATAAATTTCCGAGCCTGTTGAGAAAGAACTTTTcatgctgctgctttggcgTAGCCATGTGTCCTGCCAGGCATTCACTCATTGGTATTGACAATACGCACCTCATGTCATGCCTTCACTGCTATAAATTGCTACTGTTATCCACTCGTGCATCCAGCTCCAAGCGAAGATATTGTCCCAAGACTCAATATCCAGCCAGATGGTTGACGTAATTTGAACCCAAGTCGCAGCCCTcagttttcttttccttgtccCATCAGCCAGGTCCATCGGTGGAATCCATGTTCATTTTTGTCCTGTCCCTGTTTTAAGCCTGTCATTAGTTCCCGCTccgcaagccaagttggcagcTCTCAACCAGATTGACATCGACTGCATGtgcgtctggtttggtgcaGTGCCCACTTCAACGGCCCCGCTGACCAGTTATTTGCAGTTGAcaggacttgacatctggacatttGCGCCCCGCTGCCGGCGAAGTGACTTCAAGTTTTCTtcaccagactggacattATTGACCGCAGATTACGCGCTGATTTGGGGCCAAAATCTCCAGTCCCCCACGACaaaacagtctggtctccCCCGCTCAACTCGCAATTAAATATCGCCAACATCCGTCTCGACGACAAATCGAAAACACCTCTGCGACGACGTATCCAACACGACACACAGCATTGCAAGAAATTGCATGGTTTGCAAAAACATCCTCTTGCGGAAGCGGCTGCGCCATCCGCCCCGGACAGTTGCTTCGTCGCTTCGACATCGTCCTCTGCCGTTGCGGCCATGAGCGGCTCCGATTCGATCCCGGCGACGCCGGACGACATGGAACGACCGCTGGATCTGGGAGCACCTGCTTCACctggtgctgatgatgccgaGTCCGAGTCCAGTTCTTCCAAGGAGTCGGCGCCGCCTGTAGACCCAAACTCCGCCGACAAACCCAAGCGAATGCCCTCACTGCGATCCGTTTCCGACCCGCCCAACATGAACCCGAGTTCGACGGCCATGGGACTCCTAGGCAGAGCGAGAAACCCATCAAACACGCCTCCGactcttgctgctggtgcggGCGGCGCCATGAACAACGATGTCATGGCCAGAGCCCAGGCTCTTCATCGAGCACGCATGGGTATGTCACCAATGGGGAGTTCGCCCAACTCGCCATCACCTTCTTTCTCAGCTCCTGGAAGAAATGGGTTTCCATTGGCAATGCCACCCACTGGCTTGCATCGACCCAGTCCCGTACCGCACCCAAACTCCGATCCCGTAATACCGAAACCGTCTCTGAGCCAGAGAAAGTTTGGCATGAAGCTGTCGGATATGGGGGGTGGTTCATCAGCTCCCTCACCTGGCCTCAGGCGCGCCGGTGCCCCCAAGTTAACTGAcatgggaggaggaggtgcGCCAGGCAGTGAGCAACAGCCCAATGGATCTGGCCTCGGCTCCAAATTGGACGACTTTAAGAAATACATTGACGCTGACAAGGGCTGGATTACCTTTGACGGCGCTGCAACAATCACGAAAACTGGCGTCAACTTTGCCAGCGGACAAACATTTACCATTTCTCTCGACGAGGTGCAAATATTGGACGAGCTAGGAAAGGGCAATTACGGCACCGTGTACAAGGTGAAGCATGCCAAACCATCGGCTCCCAGGTTTGGGCATGGCTTGTCTGGCGTGCGATTGCATCATTCACTGTCAGATACGGCCGTGGACACGCAAGTTTCAAAAGAGGCACCCAGCGAGGCACCACCAGAAAGTGCTGATGGTAGTGACGGCACCACGAGCACGGgcaagttgatggcaatgaaggAGATTCGACTCGAGCTGGACGATGCCAAGTTTTCCACCATTTTGAAGGAGCTAGTTATTCTGCACGAGTGTGTGTCTCCGTACATTATCGACTTTTACGGCGCCTTTTTCCAAGAAGGCGCAGTATACATGTGCATTGAGTACATGGATGGAGGGTCCATTGACAAACTGTACGCTGGCGGCATCCCCGAAGACGTCTTACGAAAAATCACCTACTCGACCGTCATGGGTCTCAAGTCCCTCAAGGATGAGCATAACATCATCCACCGCGATGTCAAGCCCACCAATATCCTGGTCAATACCCGGGGCCAAGTCAAGATCTGCGACTTTGGTGTCAGCGGCAATCTCGTCGCCAGTATAGCCAAGACGAACATTGGGTGCCAGAGCTACATGGCCCCTGAGCGAATCTCTGGTGGAGGAATGGCGCCAACCGGCAACTCCGACGGAACATATAGCGTGCAAAGCGACATTTGGAGCTTGGGCCTGACCATTATCGAGTGCGCAATGGGTCGATACCCTTATCCTCCCGAAGTGTCGTCCACTATATTCAGTCAACTAAACGTAAGTTTCCCGACCTCTCAGCCCACAAACTGCACCCAAGTCCAGAAATCTAACACCTTTCCAGGCCATTGTAGAAGGAGACCCTCCCGACCTCCCCAAAGAAGGATACTCCGAAACAGCCCAAAGCTTCGTGACAAGCTGTCTGCACAAAATCCCCAAAATGAGAGCCACATATGCCATGCTCCTCAACCACCCGTGGTTAAAATCCTTCTCCAAACCAAAAACCATCACAgaagaggccgaggaaggcgaagaagctgaaAAGGTAGCCGAAGCTGTCGGCCACCTAGAACTCGGGGAGGGCAACACCGAAGATCCCCAAGTCGCGGCATGGGTACAAGCCGTCCTCAAGGGCGGCAAGGACAAAGCCACCGACGACTCCTCACGGCCTGCTTTACACGCAGCGCCGTTGGATTCCGTCAGTCCTATTGGCAGTCCATTGTTGAACAGGGAATTCTGAGCCGACGACTTGATATATTTTTATTTGTTCGAACGATCAGCACATCGCCCGCTCAAAACCTTCGCCTGAGGCATGAATGACCGTTGTTTGAACCCCGCCGACGAACAGAGCTGGTATCTCTTCGGCTACGTATAGGAGCGTTTAGGGGCTTAacgatggtgatgatggtaCTATTGCTGAAAGGTTTATGTGCCGGTGGGCTTTGGCCTTGATTATAGGTTATGTTTGGACTGTATACGCATGAGGTAATTGTAGACGCTGCATAATACACGGGCAAGCGGGTGGGTGGTTTTATTATTTGTGCCTTGCATGGGGTGTATATAGAGTAAATGATGGACATTGTGGTATATTTCTGTGTGAATTGTTTGTGTTCCGACCATTGGGAATCACCTGTGATTGTGGTATGGGGTGTCAATGTTCGTAGTGCAGTGGCTAGGATTCAATCACATGCCAGGGACCATTTCCTGCTCTAATCAAATTCAATTATTATTATCAATTTACATCCCAACGGCATAGGGTatcccatccaccaagtTTCCTACAAACGAGTGAAAATATGCCCAATTATATACACCACCTCTCGTTTCTCATCCTAGTCCAATTCCCCGTATCCATGCCCCTTCATGTCGTATACGCGGCCGTTGATATCGTTGAAAAAATGAATGTCGTTTCGCAGTGAAAAATACCCGTTTATCCAAGATACAACGCCGTAGTATGAAAGGAGTGAATGGACACATTAGTAGCCCTTCTAGCTGTGCACGAAAATGTGCATTTTCGGTTCATTTCAACCAAGACGGTTCGCGTGGCCGACGTGACATCCATGCCGTGCCGTCATGGCTGTAGCATTATTAGTCGACACCGTTTAAGAGTAGTCATCCTTGACGCGACGTCCCTCGTATGAGCGAGTGCTCCTCTTGCGACGGAACaaaccgccgccgccgccagtaGCGCGCGTCTTATCACCCCGAATTcccaaggcaaacaaaacagtcGCAATCAAAAGAGCCGTAAAAGAACCCCACATAAATCCGAAGCCGTATGCGCCCAACTCGGCATCAC
It contains:
- a CDS encoding protein kinase wis1 (similar to Aspergillus oryzae RIB40 XP_001818068.1) gives rise to the protein MSGSDSIPATPDDMERPLDLGAPASPGADDAESESSSSKESAPPVDPNSADKPKRMPSLRSVSDPPNMNPSSTAMGLLGRARNPSNTPPTLAAGAGGAMNNDVMARAQALHRARMGMSPMGSSPNSPSPSFSAPGRNGFPLAMPPTGLHRPSPVPHPNSDPVIPKPSLSQRKFGMKLSDMGGGSSAPSPGLRRAGAPKLTDMGGGGAPGSEQQPNGSGLGSKLDDFKKYIDADKGWITFDGAATITKTGVNFASGQTFTISLDEVQILDELGKGNYGTVYKVKHAKPSAPRFGHGLSGVRLHHSLSDTAVDTQVSKEAPSEAPPESADGSDGTTSTGKLMAMKEIRLELDDAKFSTILKELVILHECVSPYIIDFYGAFFQEGAVYMCIEYMDGGSIDKLYAGGIPEDVLRKITYSTVMGLKSLKDEHNIIHRDVKPTNILVNTRGQVKICDFGVSGNLVASIAKTNIGCQSYMAPERISGGGMAPTGNSDGTYSVQSDIWSLGLTIIECAMGRYPYPPEVSSTIFSQLNAIVEGDPPDLPKEGYSETAQSFVTSCLHKIPKMRATYAMLLNHPWLKSFSKPKTITEEAEEGEEAEKVAEAVGHLELGEGNTEDPQVAAWVQAVLKGGKDKATDDSSRPALHAAPLDSVSPIGSPLLNREF
- a CDS encoding amidoligase enzyme domain-containing protein, giving the protein MSEQIRFGVEFEMVVRPKEETIKLLESLFEFDHRDANVLQTHDLGCTDRRVPNRNAIVRFIESYLRQTGIEVNDSSACKKFLDDVDYTKWTVTTDPSITESGLGYGIEIISPVLISNLSAEISKCTGTWNSEMEMVWTAVEKYFDIVTETRHRCGTHVHMSPLLGFSTEQVRRFARFLYYLHSDITEHIPESRRKMRFSQPNFDIRPKPSLDELAEDVPLEQLISAMMPRLEDMQE